A stretch of the Uranotaenia lowii strain MFRU-FL chromosome 3, ASM2978415v1, whole genome shotgun sequence genome encodes the following:
- the LOC129751501 gene encoding glucose dehydrogenase [FAD, quinone]-like: MTAGILPLLLVLGNHSAPSAISAAFDNFNAKYLYGDAAARILDSNRFEDEYDFIIIGAGSGGCVMANRLSAVSGWKVLLLEAGEEENLMLSVPLLADLNVRTDYNWKYAFEPTPSACVTLPGGVCPVPRGRGLGGSSLLNYMVYTRGHHRDYDKWAEAGNRGWSYEDVKKYFEKGEQSFIHPSLNSFKSPLLDEFKQSIFESGYGEITSKNRSQIGYYKLRSTTIRGQRNSAARIYLHPVRNRRNLHISVRSHASKILIDPDTKRAFGVEFIKDGRTLQVKAKKEIILSAGTIGSAQLLLLSGIGPKDHLTSLGIPIIKSLPVGQNLHDHYGTVQLRFQFKQKLPECSSNEAFSKYINEGSGPLSVPFGIESIGFLKTASSQLPKDYPDFEAIFLGIQLQRSQSKAFALLGLDQILDDLFTINNNNFSSFTLGFLYLQPKSRGYITLKSGNPLDHPRIVSNYFSHPDDSANVREAIKQAIRVGESEQLLEFGSKLSEDFAPNCKGFSIETDDFWDCFMKHYIVSAYHIAGTCKMGPDGDASAVVNPELKVRGIKGLRVVDASVMPSPIAGHPNAAVFMIAEKAADMVKSSWN, translated from the exons ATGACTGCTGGCATTTTACCGCTGCTGCTTGTCTTGGGGAACCATTCTGCTCCAAGTGCTATTTCGGCAGCTTTTGATAATTTCAACGCGAAATATTTATATGGAGATGCCGCGGCTAGGATTTTGGACAGTAATAGGTTTGAGGATGAGTATGATTTCATCATCATTGGCGCAGGAAGTGGTGGATGCGTAATGGCAAACAGGCTTAGCGCAGTTTCCGGTTGGAAGGTGTTGCTCTTGGAGGCAGGAGAAGAGGAGAATTTAATGCTTAGTGTTCCTTTGCTGGCTGACCTTAACGTGAGGACAG ATTATAATTGGAAATATGCTTTTGAACCAACTCCATCAGCTTGTGTTACCCTGCCCGGTGGAGTTTGTCCTGTTCCGAGAGGTCGAGGTCTTGGTGGAAGTAGTTTGCTCAATTATATGGTGTATACTAGAGGTCACCACAGGGATTATGATAAATGGGCTGAGGCTGGTAACCGTGGTTGGAGCTATGAAGATGTTAAAAAGTACTTCGAAAAAGGAGAGCAAAGCTTTATTCACCCTTCTTTAAACTCTTTCAAATCACCTCTACTGGATGAGTTTAAGCAGAGCATCTTTGAATCTGGCTATGGggaaataacttcaaaaaatagATCTCAAATTGGCTATTACAAGCTTCGAAGCACAACCATCCGAGGACAACGCAACAGTGCTGCCCGAATATATCTTCATCCGGTTAGAAACAGAAGAAACTTGCATATTTCTGTTCGGTCTCATGCTTCGAAAATTCTGATTGATCCGGACACAAAACGAGCCTTTGGAGTAGAATTCATCAAAGATGGAAGAACGCTCCAAGTTAAAGCGAAAAAAGAGATCATTCTGTCAGCTGGTACAATAGGCTCTGCCCAGCTGCTTCTCTTGTCTGGCATCGGACCGAAGGATCACCTTACTAGCTTAGGAATACCTATTATCAAATCACTTCCGGTTGGACAGAACCTGCATGACCATTATGGAACCGTACAGCTTAGGTTTCAGTTTAAACAAAAACTTCCGGAATGTAGCAGCAATGAGGCTTTTTCGAAATATATCAACGAGGGATCTGGACCTCTTTCTGTTCCTTTTGGAATAGAATCAATAGGCTTTCTTAAAACGGCATCGTCTCAACTACCCAAAGACTACCCCGATTTCGAAGCCATATTTCTAGGAATTCAATTACAACGCTCGCAATCTAAGGCATTCGCGCTTCTCGGATTGGATCAAATTCTAGATGATTTGTTTACAATCAAcaacaataatttttcttcatttacgtTGGGATTTTTGTATCTGCAACCTAAGAGTCGAGGGTACATTACGCTCAAAAGTGGTAACCCTTTGGATCATCCGAGGATAGTATCCAACTATTTTTCCCACCCTGACGATAGTGCAAATGTTCGTGAAGCCATCAAACAAGCCATCCGTGTAGGGGAATCTGAGCAACTTCTCGAATTTGGATCGAAACTAAGCGAAGACTTCGCTCCAAACTGCAAGGGCTTTTCCATAGAAACAGACGACTTCTGGGACTGCTTTATGAAACATTATATCGTCTCGGCTTACCACATTGCTGGGACCTGTAAAATGGGTCCAGATGGGGATGCCAGCGCTGTAGTAAATCCGGAACTTAAGGTTCGTGGTATTAAGGGGCTCCGAGTGGTGGATGCTTCCGTTATGCCTTCACCGATTGCTGGACATCCCAATGCAGCTGTTTTTATGATAGCCGAAAAAGCTGCCGATATGGTTAAGTCCAGTTGGAATTAG
- the LOC129751500 gene encoding glucose dehydrogenase [FAD, quinone]-like, whose protein sequence is MDGILPLLLVLGNQSNSDSVPDAFNGFSSEYLYGDARQRIQDVKNFRYQYDFIIVGAGSGGCVMANQLSENPNWNVLLLEAGVEENFLLSVPLTAPLNAATSYNWNYVPEKSSHKVCAAQSANLCSWHAGRGLGGTSLLNYMIYTRGHYRDYDEWSDAGNHGWSYEEVRPYFEKGERNFIHPVTIPYETPLYDEFKEAVKLFGYGQVTPQNKTQLGFYRLRSTTVKGQRNSAARIFLRPIKNRKNLHISVRSHVTKLLIDPKTKRAFGVEFVKDGESFLVRTKKEIILSAGTIGSAKLLLLSGVGPQEQLKNCLIPVIKSLPVGHNLHDHYGSLSLRFSVKQRQPEMSNQAAFEQYLNEGYGPFTVPYQFESIAFMKSGNSQLPEDFPDFEALFLNIQLQKSSSKAFQLLGLDQALDSIGLINNRNQSTFLIAILYIRPKSRGQISLKSKDPFAQPELKPGYFEHPDDEANFCESMRTIIRLGESHPLAKLGAKFDRAYTPNCDNYQLESDAFCQCFIRNYVWGTYHLGGTCKMGPKGDPTAVVSPELLVHGIENLRVVDGSVIPAPIAGHPNGVIYMIGQKAGDMIRKKWQ, encoded by the exons ATGGATGGCATTCTTCCGTTATTGCTGGTTTTGGGAAATCAATCAAACTCGGATTCAGTTCCAGATGCATTCAACGGGTTTAGTTCGGAATATTTGTACGGCGATGCTCGCCAAAGGATTCAAGATGTTAAGAACTTTCGCTACCAATACGATTTTATCATAGTTGGAGCCGGAAGTGGCGGTTGTGTTATGGCAAATCAGTTAAGTGAAAATCCAAACTGGAACGTTCTGCTGCTAGAGGCTGGCGTTGAGGAAAATTTCTTACTCAGCGTTCCTTTAACTGCCCCACTTAATGCTGCAACAA GTTATAATTGGAATTATGTGCCAGAAAAATCATCACATAAGGTATGTGCAGCTCAATCAGCTAATTTGTGCTCCTGGCACGCTGGTCGTGGATTGGGTGGAACAAGTCTGTTGAATTACATGATCTATACACGGGGTCATTACCGAGACTACGATGAGTGGTCCGATGCTGGAAATCATGGTTGGAGCTACGAAGAAGTTCGGCCATACTTCGAAAAGGGAGAACGTAACTTTATTCACCCAGTTACGATCCCATACGAAACTCCGCTGTATGATGAATTCAAAGAAGCCGTCAAATTATTCGGTTACGGCCAAGTAACACCACAGAACAAAACGCAACTAGGGTTTTACAGGCTCCGATCTACGACTGTGAAAGGTCAGCGGAATAGTGCCGCCCGAATTTTTCTTCGGCCAATAAAGAATCGGAAGAACTTACATATATCCGTTCGCTCTCATGTaacaaaacttttgattgacCCTAAGACTAAACGAGCCTTTGGTGTAGAGTTTGTGAAGGATGGAGAATCGTTCTTGGTTCGAACGAAAAAAGAGATCATTCTCTCAGCCGGTACGATTGGTTCCGCAAAGCTTCTTCTGTTGTCCGGTGTAGGACCTCAGGAGCAactcaaaaattgtttaattccGGTTATTAAATCTTTACCTGTTGGTCACAATCTTCATGACCACTATGGTAGTCTATCTTTGAGATTTTCTGTAAAACAACGACAACCGGAAATGTCTAACCAGGCAGCTTTTGAACAGTATCTCAACGAAGGTTATGGCCCTTTTACGGTACCATATCAATTCGAATCGATTGCGTTTATGAAATCTGGCAACTCTCAGCTTCCAGAAGACTTTCCTGATTTCGAAGCATTATTTTTGAACATACAGTTACAAAAGTCATCCTCCAAGGCGTTCCAACTTCTCGGACTAGATCAAGCACTGGACTCAATTGGGCTTATCAACAATCGCAATCAAAGCACCTTTTTAATTGCTATCTTGTATATACGTCCTAAAAGTAGAGGACAAATCTCCCTCAAATCGAAAGATCCTTTTGCTCAACCCGAACTGAAACCTGGATATTTCGAGCATCCGGATGATGAGGCGAATTTCTGTGAATCCATGAGAACAATCATTCGGCTGGGAGAATCACACCCTTTGGCAAAACTAGGCGCCAAATTCGATAGAGCTTATACACCGAATTGCGATAATTATCAGCTTGAAAGTGACGCTTTTTGTCAATGTTTCATAAGAAACTATGTTTGGGGAACGTATCACCTCGGGGGAACTTGTAAGATGGGTCCCAAGGGCGATCCAACGGCCGTTGTGAGTCCGGAACTGCTCGTGCATGGCATCGAAAATCTTCGAGTGGTGGATGGATCCGTCATTCCGGCGCCCATCGCCGGTCATCCGAACGGAGTTATTTACATGATTGGACAGAAAGCTGGTGATATGATAAGGAAAAAGTGGCAGTGA